The sequence CTTAATTGTGCGAAAactgattaaatataatttgataaccAAGCAGGCTAAATCTATATAAAGGGTCGGTCGGCTCGTCCGTTTACTACAATCAATAGATACGCAAAAATGGTGTCAGACTTCAGAAAGACGAAGCTCCTCCACATCTTCAACGCTTTCTTCGACGTTGACAGAAACGGCTATGTCGACAAGAACGACTTCCAAGTCGCCGCCGGCACCATCGCCACCCTGAGAGGCTGGAAACAAGGAGACACCACCTACAACCTTCTCGAGGAGAACTTACTTGCAATCTGGACCGGTCTTCAGGGCCACGCCGACAAGGATAACGACGGTAAAGTGTCCCAGGACGAGTGGATCCAACTCTGGGACGACTTCGCAAAGAACCCCGAAAGCAGCAAGGAATGGCAGGACCTTCTCTGCCGCTGCATCTTCCAGATCGAGGACTCTAGCAACGATGGCTCCATCGACTGCGAAGAATTCTCATCCGTGCACGCCTCTTTCGGTCTCGACAAGCAGGAGAGCATCGATGCCTTCAAGAAAATGGCGGCAGGTAAGGAGAGCATTACCTGGCCCGAATTCCAGGAACTGTGGAAGGAATATTTCATTACCGAAGATAAGGACGCTCCCGGTAATTTTATCTTCGGATGTTTCTTGTGCGGTCTGCATAAGCACAGTCATTGATAACATTTAGAATGCTTTATAAGAATATTCTCGATGtattttatacaactgaatgaTAACTTCAGGTTGCTGATAAACAGTGTTTGGACATAAATTGTACGAACATGGAGCCTGAAATACAAAGTACTATAAGGCACTGCCCCGAGAtgtaatatagaataatgttcAATAAATTATCATGTCAAAGTGGAAAAGGTCTCCCAAAATATTGTCATGTATAGGTTACCTGATAATCTATGAATTGTAATTCTGTTAACAATAGATAGACGATATCTGAACTGTAAACAGTACTCTATTAATAATCTTGTAATATGcctgtattaatttaaatctaattgataagtattttttgataataaactgtaaatatattggaattgttttatttaactaatagTTATTCTATGTAATCGATGAATGATTCTAccagcctagcgcaacaaggaacaaaaaatcttttgtatggaattgacatggcatttaatggcggatactgctatctctctctctcagtacagtttctctttctattcctcaccgccattattattgtttgtttatttcctgacgtttttgaatacatttgtgtttattgatttatgtttgtattatttgttattcaaacaagtaaaaatataccaaaaagtgtttttgttggtgtaagtgaatacgttttaaagacatgccaccaaaaaaaacgtttcattacgtgtgaaatttgtggagatcgagccagtcgaataaatcacaaaagcagaatgtatatggcgaaatttccattggatgacgtcaggtaagcattaattagatgtttttagtcatcgcgcaaataaagtagcttagaaataataaaaattctcattttctaattaccattatgttactagtgatgttgttatgattatcgatatcgatacctgtttaaatttattaatcaatttgccctccgtAGTTTCACTCatttaggtccagattctgtgggaacatagtgataaaagtagtaattctaactatctacataccaagtttaatcgcaatcattttagattttttgcgggtacgaataataaacatacaattgcatgcacacgctttataatattagtaagacgatgactgatcatcaggacaaaaaatactaaagtcgtgtatgtgtcggtgtgtgtgtgtgtgtgtgtgtgtctggtgtgtgtgtgtacttaaaaatgcgtttagcaatcaatgtgcctggtcactgtttatgattttaggcttaaatataatttaataagcaatttatttacaattaaaaatatttccagatgccgaaagtgagttcagattgtgggaaaagaagatttgatatatgttcccatagaaaagctgcatactttgaaatatgtgtgtggttctcactttaataacaaagattttaataaaaagaacaatcgccttagaaagtcAGCTATACCATCGAAGAATTTGAAAGCTGAgccacttcctgatgaaatgttgtttgaatttccgtgccatgtttttataaacaattattgcacaaatgataatatctttcaagagaagtgcgacaaagaagtgtcaccatcctttgactttataattaaactagcttttcccgcggctccgcccgcgttataaagtttttcaggctaaagttttccgttatgaaagtagtagtttcccgggaccctatgttcttcccggggtctcaaactgtctccatactaaattttatcttaatacgttgggtagtttttgagttcaacacgttcaggcagacagatgcagcgggggactttgttttataatatatttttagaacttttaagaggaacaatcccgtcatacatcattgttgcataactttaaccgtttacgcagtgcacgcaacggaagctctcaaaactaataaattgtccccgtttttgcaacatgtttcattactgccgctcctattggtcatagcgtgatgatatataactaagagcactccacgaataaaggctattcaacacaaaaagaatttttcgaatcggtagttcctgagattagccattactgctccgctcctattaggtatagcgtgatgatatatagcttatagcactccacgaacaaagggctatccaacgcaaaataatttttcagtttggaccggtagttcctgagatagccATTACCTGCTCCTAGGCGTGATATAGCCTATTtaatccaacgcaaaaagaatttttcagtttggaccggtagttcctgagattagcgcgttcaaacaaacaaacaaacaaacaaacaaacaaacaaacaaactcttcagctttatataatagtatagatattctcattgtaccttgacctatcataagtgcaactatattcgcctacatggtgaataaaggattttatctatactattatataaagctgaagagtttgtttgtttgtttgtttgtttgtttgtttgtttgaacgcgctaatctcaggaactaccagtccaaactgaaaaattatttttgcgttggatagccctttgttcgtggagtgctataggctatatatcatcacgctataaccaataggagcggagcagtaatagctaatctcaggaactaccggtccaaactgaaaaattctttttgcgttggatagccctttgttcgtggagtgctataggctatatatcatcacgctataaccaataggagcggagcagtaatggctaatctcaggaactaccggtccaaactgaaaaattatttttgcgttggatagccctttgttcgtggagtgctataggctatatatcatcacgctataaccaataggagcggagcagtaatggctaatctcaggaactaccggtcctaactgaaaaaatctttttgcgttggatagccctttgttcgtggattgttataggctatatatcatcacgctatacccaataggagcggagcagtaatagctaatctcaggaactaccggtccaaactgaaaaattctttttgcgttggatagccctttattcgtggattgctataggctatatatcatcacgctatacccaataggagcggagcagtaatggcttatctcaggaactaccagtttgaactgaaaaattcgttttgtgttggatgagcctttatttgtggggtgctataggctgtatatcatcacgctatgaccaataggagcgaagcagtaatgaaacatgttgcaaatacggggacaatttattagttttgagagcttccgttgcgtgcgctgcgtaaacggttaaagttatgcaacaatgatgtatgacgggattgttcctcttaaaagttcaaaaaatatcttataaaacaaagtcccccgctgcatccgtctgcctgaacgtcttaaactcaaaaactacccaacgtattaagatgaaatttagtatggagacagtttgaaaccctgggaagaacctaggctcccgggaaactactacttttataatggaaaactttagcctgaaaaacttcataacgcgggcggagccgcgagcaaaagctagttttaaaatacaattattattcaacatgtgaaagcttttcattttatttcgagtcctcattttagtccagccttgtaattatagtgctaaaatgttcactgtatattgtgagttggattgataatatggactcgaaaatacattatatgaattttatcaaagtagcattagcgtcgattgccacccagtagaatttatcgatatcgataaaaagtgctcactactatgtattttgttcagttggtagtattgttatttgacgttcctgacgtattcttccgtgatattggtattgatacgccatgtaaattcgattttatttctttgtattaagtcctgtctcttaaaacgtagtgattatattctctttggattctactttaatatattttctttctcttttgccgcagaaacaataattttgtggCTATGATTGACTGTCTGACCTCTGACGTACGTAACAAGGAGGTTTGACATATTTTACCTTATCGCTATTTCATGTCACTGAAGTAGCAATAGTCTAGCGGTGTGCGGATCGGACTGCTGCGGCGGAGATCGCAGGCTTCTTTCCACGCATCTCTGGTAGGTAATAGATTTGAATCGCAGGTCAGACAACATTTCCCCTAAAGAGAGTTGAAGTTAGAAAGGCAACCGATAATAAACCAAATCAGAGACTTCTATTTCTTTCGTGTTTTGATTTgacaaacaattttataagtagAAGGGACCAGTGTCCAGTAACAGGACAGTGTAATCAAGGACTgacaatattattcttataatttatattgactgTAGGATTATGACCTCAGCAAAGCAAAATAACTAAACTGAATATGAATGTATGTACAGTATCATCtcaatcttacttcttattaatgttataaaattaaaagtttgtgcaaatgtttggatgttcgttagGATTAAACGCAACAACAGCTGAataaatttagatgaaatttccCATACGGACAGAACATgtcttgtattaaaatttaggCTGCTTTTCATTTCGgcaatttgctcccatgggaaataacgaaataaaattatctgatttttttaaatagacggCGATAGCATCGTACATTGTTCTTGGGACTTGGAAAGGGTGGGAAGAGGCATATCTGATGCAGATACTTTCTGTGGtgcatattccgtcccatgatgtgatagggggcgagtctatcgccatatcgggctctgATTCCAGACTCcaaatttatactaaatatataataatatcactttgccctacccggggatcgaacctacACTCAGCACTGTCTCAATCTTCGAGAAGtagtatattcataatttaaaagtcCAGAGCATAATAGGGATTCTTCTgacattatgaattttataaggTACTTATTCTTACTCCTTTACTTTTAAACAACAACCTTTCTTACAAAAAGGGTGCTATTCTACTCTACCGCCCATAGAAGCCTGGTaatcttgttttataataatcatagtaattgttatttgtttattgtattaaacagaTTATTTTCGAGTGATATAACTTGTTATCGGAGAGATATGAAGCGTCCCGTAGTGACGCACGTAAATAGATAGTATTATCAAAAATCCTACTGATATAAACGCATTTTGCAGcaaatgtaacaaaatgttctagataataatttgatacaatagggaaccggcctatgtttgattttgttcattattctatatgtaatggttaatgatacgaaaaagaaggactcctgcgaaaactgcataaaaatttgttacaaaataggctagcaattcatatttcaaatattgtaacgtgcagaagtgggcgtcttgtggggatatcgcttcatctctttcttttgcactcatcgtaattcccgatgacgtcaaatgtgggtatttcgtctcttttctatttcttgttaattaccccttccgccgacattcaaagacttataacttgatgatttttcaccggattttcataattccttttgtgttataatttatataatgtaaatatttgataatagtaaagaacaaaaatgagtccggtaccctattataacAGGTAGTTGTAGACATTATATACATTAGGCTGcatgcagattttttttatgcgggCATGGGAAATTGACCGCAGTCGTGATGGTCAGTGGAAGGGGggccaatagaatatcgactgatggATTAGCTCTCgatagtcaacacaattatgacggcctgatagaaccgtatatacacaggctgatctaaGCGATACATTTACGTtggcaactatggcgggtttgaacactttgtgtatggtggtcgctatccgggcggatataaaacattttttagcCAAACAACTGTAGATTGATTTACAGTTTAGGCCACTATATGTTTTGTAGTAATTCATAATCTCGTAATGCTTAGAAATAACACTGGGTTCAATATCCTTTCATAACACAATACTTGTAGTTGTAaggtatacaattattataatacaatgtaGCTTGGTGCAAGAAATCGATAAAttgtttatagtttaaataataagtcatataattttatcaagcACAGATGCTTTCAATCATTGTCTAGTGAAATCAGCTGGGTGAGAAATAGGAGTTCACAGGTTCGAATTGCatcctacaaaatatatcttaaataatgATATCAATACTGCATCTGGTTATCATCTCCCAAGTGGTTAGGAAGTAAAAAATCTATGATCGCGGACGATTTGGCAAACGAGCGAGCGGTCGTCCTGTCCGCCATTACCGGCCTTGTATTATCACATTAGTGCTGGACTACGAAGGGACAGAGAGGACTTTTATAATGAAGATCCCATAATATAAGAGACGTatggaagattttttttattgctttaaatgacgacactagcttgccgttcgcttaatggtaagcaatacgaccgcccatacacagtagaaaaaccaacactttgaattacaaagtattgtttgttattccactgcgctagcCATCTTGAGCCAagagatgttaggtcttattattTCTAGTAGTATTTATACAGATGCcatataccaaaaaaaaacaaaagataattATGTGTTGTACATTCGTCTACGTTTGTGTATTTCAGTTCGCTTGGATCCTTATGCCCATTATATGGATGAGTATTCTGAAAGTCCCacaatttttttgaataaatttatgaattattttgtcagCAGAGGAATAATTTGACAGTGTCTTCTGATAAAGATTAAATATAACAGCAAAGTGtaactacattattttttgagACCATTATAATATCTCGGTAGGTTGCATCACACAAAGTTGTGCTACCGCATTTAAAAATCGCCTGATATTTAGTTTGCCAGGTGTGCATGTTTAATATAGTTGCGTCAGGCGCCGTCACATTAACATTATCATgcacttcataatattataatccacGGCTTAATGGTCAACATGGCACTGGCTTATAGAAAATTTAGTTGAGCGTTAATCCCCCAGTTTGCGGATGAGGTCACCTGACGATCTGAAAGACAAGGTCGAATCTAGATCACATTATAGGCATCTGATCTCACACGTCATTGCGGTAGCTGTATGGAAGAAAAGGTTCATTTAAAGAAGTCATAAAATATTCAGGTTCGACTAGGTATCTTACACGTCATGTAAATTCTTTTAAAGCATAGGCTCCTTTAAAGAAATCAATACTGTTCGGGTTCGACTCTAGGTTATGCaatttttctaaagtttttccgttcagtaaatatatttatctctgAAAAGTGATGTTGAtacgtttgtttttttaatagtgggGGTAGCTGAGCCTTTTCGATACATGGTGATAATTGAACACCTATGCTCATAAACATCTGATAGGTTTCAGTTTACGGTTGTTGTTGAATACCAGCACATGATTAACTTTCTCAGCGGCcccttaaaattataattctatcaattttcggatgattttgaaataaaactatttttgggatttttcacggttttcatattatgattttctgctgacgttttgaagactttgcagccttcatggtcactagTCAGTCTGCcctgaaaatattgttttctttcaaTGTCTAACGTTCGTGTAAATACATCTAAAAAACCATTAATTTCCGAATGAAACCCCTTTGACATTTGATTTCATTTAACACTTCTACTGGTTCTTGTGTCTATGCGCGAGATAGGCATGCGGACGAGCGTGACAGATGTCGCCTATCTGTCACGCTGTTACAGGGAGGGTCCCAGCCCCACTACTGTGTGTACTCTGTATATTGAAAACTGCCATGATTGTTATCAGGGTTATACAGTAATAGATGAGACGACTAGTACGGTAAACTAAAATGCATGTAAAGTTTACTGATCTAggagtaattaaattttaaattaagttcgCAAGAAAACCTATTAGAATGTTTTTGGGTATAGCTAGCTAGTTTTCAGGCGTAGCATAAGAAATGTTAGGTTTCATTCCGAGGCCGAGGGAAAATATTTAGTCTCTTTTTCCATTTGAGACTTAGATCTGTATTATAATCTGAGTCTCTCCTTTCAATCTCAATTCTGGTATTATGGATTATAGTAAGCGTATGGTACTTAAAATGATATCACTCGTCAGTTTGCTGGACTAAAATATTCTTGAAATACCTCATAACCACAAGCCACATATAAATAGAACGTTATTTGTTGATTTAATGATAATGCGTGTATgtgtataaagataaaaatatcttgtattgcaaatattgtgtcgtaattacataaaatgaacATTGAACACTGTTTGTTGTCATAGCACTTGACTCTACATTGATTTAATATCCGCATGTAATACTTCTCGTCAGTACACTATCGGGACCACATTctgtttaccatcaggagcaaTGAGATCATTTTGCCATGgttgtagtaaaaaaataaaacaaattaaaagacTCCAATACACGACTctataaacaattaaacaattattatacaatcaAAATGGTAGATGAAAGTAATGCCTGTGTTCCGTTCATGCTTTCGTACTCTGATGAACTTGTCATATCGTGCACAAAAAACACTCTTGGCTCATACCCCtgcattatcaataaaaaacacaaaattaattccGATTTAAACATGGAAATCTTTCATAAAATACCGAGGGAAGGTTCTCCGGTTTTTGCGTCCCACAGCTGCACGCAGCACCACGTAACAACGCATACAATTCAACGCATTTTAAACTGTAGCCACTTGAGTAAAGGTGACACATTAGTAAAACCATAGAGTATGTTAAAGTACGGTCATACTGCTGGTGGTACTTCTTATGTTTTAGCGGAGAAAGTGACTTATGACTTCCACCCAGCCGCGGGGGGAATCTGATTATGGGTTTATCATACCTTACGACCCGAAGTTGAGCCGCCCGGAAAGACGGTAAACGTCAGGCGACCGTCAGATCGCAACTCTAAAACTGTATACATCCTAAGCACGGATACTAACTAAAACTCCGTGGTGGCTCTCTTCGACTTGCTAGACGGCTGCAGGTTACCTCAGACAGAAGTATTTAAGCTGTCGTCCATGTTAACACTATATACATCCTAAGCGCAGCATATCAACTAAAACTCCATGGTCCCCTTTGATTTTCTGGACGGCTGCAGGATACGTCTGAAGTGTCTAAGTTGTCGTCCATGACCGCTCCTGCTGCTAATGGCACCTGGCGACACAATTTTTCTTACTCATTTGAATACACATTGTTTTTGCAAGACCTGAATTGTACGCAGGGCCTTATCAGATATGCAGTTTAATTGCGTCAGATAGACCAAACTGaagatatattacattatataaatcctttaattacttaattataaaagtaattattgataacggataaaattatgtttatcattaaacgaaaaatgtaagatgTGTAATACACACTTGGGGCTTAACGACTTctaatcaacataatatttaaaacactgTGCCAACTTGTTGGTAGGTTATTTGTATCCACCCGGATCGCGACCACCGCTCAGAAAGTgatacccgccatagtggactACGTAAgcgcgtcgcgttccgggataagccCGTATATATACGGTTCAAACAGAcaacgtaagtgcgtcgcgtccGAGTatgtatatccgatttcaaacaggccgacataattgctGCGTcagtcgaggggtaatcatctcttgtcggtcgacattctattgaacgcgactccacttatcatcagatgctgtggagtcactttgccatcCTCGTAGAAATAAATCCTTACTAACTCAACGATATAGGCTGCATTGTTTCTCGTCTGATAGAATCTATAAACAGCCACGTGACATCAAAAGAATCTAGGCTGCGCTTATGGCTTGCGTCCTTTGAcagtcgccagaattatgccggaTTATCAACCTGGGAGTATACTGTCTGACACTGGGACGCGAGTCATTAGAATGAGCCCAGTACGTGGCGTTTTCTTTAGGAAATCGCTGTTTAGTCGGTAATTCGTATCTATTAAAAATGAAgcgataaataacattattaaatagataaattactaataattatgcTTATCAAGATAATACATTACCcggaaataaatagaaataacaaaatagATTACGTACGCTGTTTGTATATCAAAgtaattttaccaaaaaatgtataatttaatctCAATTTAAGCTAGTACGGCGTATTTAATACGCGCACGACAAAGCGttcccactgcatctgatggtgagTGTAGTAGgatccagatagagtgtcgactgacgaggtaCAACCCTCGCACGtagacaaaattatgccggcctgttttaatcggatatacacaggctattcccagaacgcgacacttacgtgggccactatggtgggtaacaccttgtgtacggcggtcgctatccgggtggatacaatatcctaccaccagcatacaTGGCTGACTGATGCCTGGAAGGACAGCAACCAATTTATATATGGTAAAAAGGTGGTGTAACGACAAGGTGTAAAGGTGTTACccacaccttgtgtacggtggtcgctatccgggcggatacaaaatatgtcGTACCACCAACAATTACCTATTATCAACAATCCAACTTTAATCCAACTCCGACAactcaataaaaatacagtttcCGTCTATGTATTGGGCTGCCTTTAAGTTAATTATCTCACTCCCTCTTTATTATTTCCCACGGATATATTAACAGTACAGACAGCACTTAGGTCCATCTTCAACTGATCAAGACAATGAACTACTGAtatctgtaaaaaataattataagtttaaatagaaaattctcGGATCATACATTCTCGGTCGGTAATATACAGTCCATGTGCGTCatatgctgcttaccatcaagcggaccgcttgctcgtttgtatactaaagcaataaaaatacagataataataatatttaattaaaatagataactCTACCTTCAATCACTACATCACTTCTAATAAACAGCTAAACGAAAAGACagtgaataatatataaatagatgttATCTGGTAAATATCAGTGTGTGCAACTGATTATAgattctagtaaataatatgtaaaaataatcaaacaccTTTTGGGAACAGATAGACAGTGGCGCAAGATTGCGTCATTTGTACTTCCGTCAAAAGTCAGAACGCCTTTAATGattctttactaatatataattattaccaaACTAGCAGGACTGaaggattattttgtttttcaaattgaaGCTCGGATTTTactcttttatattatactagcttttgctcgcggctccgcccgcgttataaagttttcgggttaaagttttccgttataaaagtcacgctttatattttcccgggagcctatgttcttcccagggtctcaaactgtctccataccaaattttatcctaatacgttgggtagtttttgagtttaacacgttcgggaagACCGATGcagtggggactttgttttatgatatatttttgtagaacttttaagaggaacaatcccgtcatacattattgttgcataactttaaccgtttacgcagcgcacgcaacagaagctctcaaaactaataaattgtccccgtttttgcatcatgtttcattactgctccgctcctattggtcatagcgtgacgatatatatagcctatagcattccaggaa comes from Manduca sexta isolate Smith_Timp_Sample1 unplaced genomic scaffold, JHU_Msex_v1.0 HiC_scaffold_2000, whole genome shotgun sequence and encodes:
- the LOC119191851 gene encoding calexcitin-2-like — translated: MVSDFRKTKLLHIFNAFFDVDRNGYVDKNDFQVAAGTIATLRGWKQGDTTYNLLEENLLAIWTGLQGHADKDNDGKVSQDEWIQLWDDFAKNPESSKEWQDLLCRCIFQIEDSSNDGSIDCEEFSSVHASFGLDKQESIDAFKKMAAGKESITWPEFQELWKEYFITEDKDAPGNFIFGCFLCGLHKHSH